Proteins encoded within one genomic window of Setaria italica strain Yugu1 chromosome IV, Setaria_italica_v2.0, whole genome shotgun sequence:
- the LOC101770159 gene encoding ethylene-responsive transcription factor ERF015 — protein sequence MPATGSSSSTPARDRNEPSPSGQRRYRGVWRRRLGRWVSEIRVPNSRDRIWLGSFDTPEKAARAFDAALVCLRGPGAVHGLNFPGSPPDVGRRTSDSREVCAAAVWHANHATTPANDDGAPMERVAAASHHASQAAGAAAAPEHDRGGVPVESVAAPAPLQLSAQRLDWSQLVANPPPLYSPTVTGSHTYLPISSTAAPPDDLDENDDRPCPGLWSFDSGGSCSRH from the coding sequence ATGCCGGCGacggggtcgtcgtcgtcgacgccggcgagggATCGGAATGAGCCATCGCCGTCGGGCCAGAGGAGGTACAGGGGCGTGTGGCGGCGCAGGCTGGGGAGGTGGGTGTCGGAGATCCGCGTGCCCAACAGCCGCGACCGGATATGGCTCGGATCCTTCGACACCCCGGAGAAGGCGGCGCGCGCGTTCGACGCGGCGCTCGTCTGCCTCCGCGGCCCCGGCGCCGTGCACGGGCTGAACTTCCCGGGCTCGCCGCCGGACGTCGGCCGCCGGACCAGCGACTCGCGGGAGGTGTGCGCCGCCGCAGTGTGGCATGCCAACCACGCCACCACCCCGGCCAATGACGACGGCGCGCCAATGGAACGCGTTGCCGCTGCGTCCCATCATGCCAGCCAAGcagccggcgccgctgctgcgccgGAGCACGACCGCGGCGGCGTGCCAGTGGAAAGTGTGGCCGCGCCGGCCCCGCTGCAGCTGTCCGCGCAGAGGCTCGACTGGTCGCAGCTGGTAGCCAACCCGCCGCCGCTCTACTCGCCGACCGTGACAGGAAGCCATACGTACCTGCCGAtctcgtcgacggcggcgccaccaGACGACTTGGACGAGAACGATGACCGTCCATGCCCTGGCCTTTGGAGTTTTGATTCTGGTGGCTCCTGCTCTCGTCACTGA
- the LOC101770551 gene encoding ethylene-responsive transcription factor ERF017: MSLPPEQPHERRSPSGEINYKGVRQRKSGSWVSEVRLPNSRERIWLGSYYTPEKAARAFDAASLCLRGPGGADGLNFPSSPPAVRRRTSDRKEVLAAALSHANQSAATESPSANGGAPMERVPTLPPAEPKVSPEAESTDWSQLLPPMPSPIRMGSHTYLPVSPTAAAAEDVDMEEEEDSGSCYGLWSPSFW; the protein is encoded by the coding sequence AtgtcgctgccgccggagcagccACACGAGCGGCGGTCGCCGTCGGGGGAGATAAATTACAAGGGCGTGCGACAGCGCAAGTCGGGCAGTTGGGTGTCGGAGGTCCGGCTGCCCAACAGTCGCGAGCGGATATGGCTGGGCTCCTACTACACGCCGGAGAAGGCGGCGCGAGCGTTCGACGCGGCGTCCCTATGCCTccgcggccccggcggcgcggacgggCTCAACTTCCCGAGCTCGCCGCCCGCTGTCCGCCGCCGCACCAGCGACCGGAAGGAGGTTCTCGCTGCCGCACTGTCGCACGCGAACCAGTCGGCAGCAACGGAGAGCCCCTCGGCTAATGGAGGCGCGCCCATGGAGCGTGTGCCCACCTTGCCGCCGGCCGAGCCGAAGGTATCCCCGGAGGCGGAGAGCACCGACTGGTCGCAGCTGTTGCCGCCTATGCCCTCGCCGATCAGAATGGGGAGCCATACATACTTGCCGGTGTCGCcaacggctgcggcggcggaagaTGTcgacatggaggaggaggaggacagtgGCTCGTGCTATGGACTTTGGAGCCCTAGTTTCTGGTGA
- the LOC101770962 gene encoding ethylene-responsive transcription factor ERF017, whose translation MQPNAAAAASPSGERKYKGVRRRKWGRWASEIRLPNCRDRIWLGSYDAPEKAARAFDAAYLCLRGPGGADGLNFPGSPPGVRRTSDPNEVYAAAVSHADPAAADVDPWDAIQPLPEPTLQAHGDVAPMEPAPAPAAPPAPLQVSVPTFD comes from the coding sequence ATGCAGCccaacgcggcggcggcggcgtcgccgtcgggaGAGAGGAAGTACAagggcgtgcggcggcgcaagTGGGGCAGGTGGGCGTCGGAGATCCGCCTGCCCAACTGCCGCGACCGGATATGGCTCGGCTCCTACGACGCGCCGGAGAAGGCGGCACGGGCGTTCGACGCCGCGTACCTCTGCCTccgcggccccggcggcgcaGACGGGCTCAACTTCCCGGGCTCGCCGCCGGGCGTCCGCCGCACCAGCGACCCGAACGAGGTGTACGCTGCCGCAGTGTCCCacgccgacccggccgccgccgacgtcgaccCGTGGGATGCAATCCAGCCGCTGCCCGAGCCCACGCTGCAGGCGCACGGTGACGTTGCGCCAATGGaacctgcgccggcgccggccgcgccaccagCCCCGCTGCAGGTGTCCGTCCCGACCTTCGACTGA
- the LOC101771359 gene encoding ethylene-responsive transcription factor ERF018, with the protein MQPSAAAVASGERKYKGVRLRKWGRWVSEIRLPHSRERIWLGSYDTPEKAARAFDAAYLCLRGPAGVDGLNFPGSPPDVGRTSDPNEVYAAAVSQADPAAAAALWDNAAEPPSEMLAHDDGAPAPALSPPLQVSVPSFDWSELLADLPPLFSPAEVMSRAYLLPVSPAAADVTMEENDSWSPCPGLWSFDSSGDSPITDHVDK; encoded by the coding sequence ATGCagcccagcgcggcggcggtggcgtcgggAGAGAGGAAGTACAAGGGTGTGCGGCTGCGCAAGTGGGGCCGGTGGGTGTCGGAGATCCGCCTGCCCCACAGCCGCGAGCGGATATGGCTCGGCTCCTACGACACGCCGGAGAAGGCGGCGCGGGCGTTCGACGCCGCGTACCTCTGCCTCCGCGGCCCCGCCGGCGTTGACGGGCTCAACTTCCCGGGCTCGCCGCCGGACGTCGGCCGCACCAGCGACCCGAACGAGGTGTACGCGGCCGCAGTGTCCCAagccgacccggccgccgccgccgctctgtgGGATAATGCAGCCGAGCCGCCGTCCGAGATGCTCGCGCATGATGACGGTGCGCCGGCTCCGGCCCTATCCCCCCCGCTGCAGGTGTCCGTTCCGAGCTTCGACTGGTCGGAGCTGCTGGCCGACCTACCGCCGCTCTTCTCTCCAGCTGAGGTAATGAGCCGTGCGTACTTGCTGCCAgtgtcaccggcggcggcggacgtcaCCATGGAAGAAAACGATAGCTGGTCACCATGCCCGGGGCTTTGGAGCTTTGATTCTAGTGGGGATAGTCCCATCACTGATCACGTTGACAAGTGA